The DNA window GACGCCATCGGCCCATCGCGCGGCAGCGGAGCATCGAGCTGGAGAGCGGCGTTCCCGCGACGCCCGTGCGGGTGATGGGGGACGTGACGCTCATCGAGCAGGCCGTGAGCAACGTGGTGGCCAATGGCGTGCGCCATGGCCATGACGGGGGACACGTGGCGGTGGTGCTGGAGGGTCGGCGGGATGGCGGGTTCCAGCTCCGGGTCGTCGATGACGGGCCTGGGATTCCCGAAGCGGAGCGGGCGCGCATCCTGGAGCGAGGCTTCCGAGGCAACGCCGCGCGAACCCGTTCGCCGGAAGGCCAGGGCCTGGGGCTGCACATCGCGCACCACGTGGCCCGGGTCCATGGCTGGAGTCTGACGCTGGGCCCGTCCGCGCACGGGGGACTCGAGGTGTGCTTCTCGTGCGAGGGCGTCTCAGGAGAAGCGCGCGAGGAACGCCGCGAGTAGGGGACCTCCGCGCCGGGCCTCCTCGGCCGACGTGGGGCCTCCTTCGCGGAGCTGTGCGCGCAGCTCCTCGAGCGCGGGCTTCATCGCCTCGAAGGCCGCGAGGGCCTGCTCCGCCTGGTCGAAGAAGCGGTGATGCAGAAGCCACCCTGTCACGGAACAGGAGACGGCGTGGAAGGAGCGCGACTCGTCCACCTCGTAGGTGAGGCGCAGTTGGCCGGCGAAGTCCTCGTCACGCGCGATGGTGCCTCCTTGGGAGCCCATCCAGCCGAGGGTGCTGCCCGCGTCAAAAGACACCCAGCCCGTCATGGCTTTCTCCAACAAAAGACGTGCGTTCGACATGCTCTCACCTTGGTGCGCGACCCCTCGTCTCCGGGGCAACGGAGCCCTGGTTGTCGACGATGGATGCAGGGTGTCACGAATCTTGCGGCCGCGCGTGTGCGCGGTGTTCAGGGGAACAGTGCGTCATCACGTGGTTTGTGTGGCGATGGCCTAGCGCCTAACCTGCCGCGTCCATGAAGGCGATCCTTGTCTCCCTTTTCGTGCTGGCCTCGGCTCCTCGAGGAGCCACGCCGGCGATTCCTCCGGAGGCGCTCGCGGCGCCGCCGGTCTCCGATGATTCTCCGACGGCCTGGTCCTGCACCATCGACACACTTCGCGAAGGCAAGGAGTGTGTCTTTGAATCCGATGACAGTCGCGGGGCGCCCAGCGCGGAGCAGGACGCCGCCAACCGCAAGACGATGAAGGACCTGGCGCGTGTGCTGTGCACGGAGGTGGTCGCCAATGCCCGGGAAGGGCGCTCCGACGCGACGCTGGTCACCTTGTGCGAGCGCCGCTACGTCTCCGCCACCGAGCAGTGCGGCATGGGCGGAAGCACTCCCGTGGTGGATGTGAAGGGCCGCTTCGCCGCGGGGGCTCGGAGCTGTTACCGGGGGCTGTCCACCGTCCTCCAGGAGACGCAGCTCATGGCGACGGTGGCCTCGTCCTGTTGTGAGTGCGCCGCGCGCCGTGGCTGTCCTGGCACGGGAGACCGGTGCTACGCGGATGTGTCCCAGCAGATGTCCAGCCCCGCGACGCTCGCGTGCTTGAGCGAGCGCTGCGAGGACGTGTGCTCCGTCGTGTTGCCCGCGAGTGGTGCCGGTGCTCGCTCCGCCCCCAAGTCCCCTGAAAAGGAGCGGTCCACCCGCTCTGGTTCCGCCTCGCTGTAGGAGTAGGAGTTCGTTTCATGCACCACCCATCCTGGTCTCTTCCCACCTGGGCCCTGCTGGGCTCGCTCGCCGCGGGCTGCGCCGCGTCTCATTCCCACGTGACGTGGTCGGACGTGCCGTCCCGCGAGCCGGCGCCCATCGTCACGCGCACCCCGGAGGCACCTCCGCCGGGAGCGAAGGAGGACCCCAAGGGGTTCGTCGCGCGCTTCCCCAACCCCGCGGTGTGTGAAGCCGCCGCGCGCAGGCTCCAGGCGGAGTCACGCGAGGAGGGCTGGGCGGCCATCAAGGCCTGCATCGAGCTGACGCCCTTCACTCAGATGCGGGCGCTGTTGTCGGGGCCGTGGAACGAGGACCTGCGCATGCGTCCCGAGGCGGCCTCGCTCATCGCCCGCGTGGTCGCGCAGCGCGGGGGCAGCGTGCGCGGAGAGCTTCAGTATCTCCAGGAGCAGAAGATCCCCATCTTCTCCCTGGCCTCCGCGGTGGACCGGCCCGACACCTACAAGGGGCGCTACGTGTTGCTGCGCGCCCAGGTGGCGGACCAGCGGTCGGAAGGGGAGAAGCCCACGGTCTGGCTGGTGGAGCACGCCCTGTCCTCGGTGGAGACGAACATGTCGGTGGGGTCGGGCGAGAGCTTCGACACCACGACCACGACGTCCGGGGACCTGAACGGGCAGACACAGCTCACCGGGCCCGGACAACTGGGGGGCAGCGTGAGCACGCGCGAGGAGAGCTTCGCCTCCACGACGCGCAAGCACTACGACAACATCTCGGATGAGACGGGCCGCGAGGCCCTGGGCCGGCTGCCCAATGCGGACCCGTTCCTGGAGGCCCGCCGCGACTACGTCATCCTGGCGCGGTTCGACGGGGTGCGGCTCACGTCGGGAGGGGCGGATGATGACTCCGAGGCGCCTCGCATCCCGGTCCTCACCATCGTCAGCTACCACGCACCTCAGGAGCTGGTCGTCTACTGAGGGGGCTTGCGGGGCGGACGCGGGACATAAAAAACGAGGCGCCGGAACCGCGTCCCGACGCCTCGTCTGGGGAGCTGGCCCCGCGCCAACTCCACCTGAGTAGAACACTCCGGGAAAAATCCTGGAGGCCTCAGGGGGGAGACCTCCTGGGCCTCCCACCGGCCACATCGGTCCGGGATTTTTCCCGACCACCCCGCTTGAGTAGGGCGTTGTAATCCGGAGTGGCCTACCGGAGCAGGGCGCTGCTGACGACCAGGGACTGGGTGCTGTCCCGGCCGGACTCCAGCTTGAACGTCACCGGCTGACCGGGCGTGGTGGTGACCGTCACGCCCGCGGGGGCCGCGAGCTCGACCTGGAAGTTCCCGGGGAAGAGGAACTTGAAGCTGGCCTCGTAGGTCCCGTCCGCGTTGGCGTCCGTCAGGAAGAGTCGCTCCTGGGTCCCCTCGGCGTTGATGAGCACCGCCTGGAAGTCCGCGAGGGTCAGCGCCTTGCCCTCGATGGTGGGCAGCGTGACGCCCGCGCCCAGCTTCACCTCGACATTGACGCTCGCGGACGCCGTCACCTCGGCGGCCTTGATGACCGGGCTCATCACCCAGCGGCCCGAGCCACCCGCCTGCTTGCCGAAGCTCTGCGCCACGTCGAAGTCGACCAGGAGGATCTTCTGCTCGCCCTCGATGGTCAGCTTCTCGTCGAACTTCACCTTCAGGCCGGACGAGTCGTAGCTGGGCATGTGGAGCTCGCCGGAGACGACCGCGCCCGCCGGGAGCCCCGCGTAGTTGTTCGACGTGGCGAAGATGGACGTGGTG is part of the Myxococcus landrumus genome and encodes:
- a CDS encoding DUF4382 domain-containing protein → MSFTGLRRSSFVSIVAIALLLPLMGCGEDKGKVSILLTDAPGDGIEKAVVTISSIYLQGGDDKGGRVVLRDEPVTVSLLDLANATSELVSEAEVPDGEYHQLRFVISGGYLETRNADGTTSIFATSNNYAGLPAGAVVSGELHMPSYDSSGLKVKFDEKLTIEGEQKILLVDFDVAQSFGKQAGGSGRWVMSPVIKAAEVTASASVNVEVKLGAGVTLPTIEGKALTLADFQAVLINAEGTQERLFLTDANADGTYEASFKFLFPGNFQVELAAPAGVTVTTTPGQPVTFKLESGRDSTQSLVVSSALLR